The following proteins are encoded in a genomic region of Drosophila bipectinata strain 14024-0381.07 chromosome XL, DbipHiC1v2, whole genome shotgun sequence:
- the LOC108132578 gene encoding transcription activator GAGA isoform X1: MLPQQYCLRWKYHHSNLQTMFSQLLDRGCFCDVTLACEGQLIRAHRVVLCACSTFFDTVLSNYASERDPIIIMKDVTFAEVKCLIEFMYKGEINVEHASLPSLLKTADDLKIKGLAEVTWRDDEDGPPPPMAAAEFHSPPRSLAESYAQDLILQQQQQQAAPPGQLHSSTLLDRERERERERDRERERERERERERLSPGMDSVLGRMPVMTPGHPAAAGPSGGVTGSLEGSAPVEHYLGPKRKRGRPPLDDAYDVFNVRKLAQYAANLEPAQRAYLETARHFVEEPPLVTAHAAAAAVAAAATSLASPPAACPPKQRQRLRHQQQQQQQQQQQQLLQTETSSEQEAGGVTHEWSAGETRRSPTPKVPNDEKPEIDLSGGGGDDADTEVRPLGRKLEKMSERRERHGKLRHARRLYGGEREKPAEEPVPERERERDREERESGKETDEANLPQPVEEIENEHLVANRAESPRSGSLIPASFACKYEAGGTAGGSAAAAVGSGTPASYLINEHGLLMAHEFGPNVASAAAATAAVAVAAAAAVVASAASGNGNPSGGQEAGGSGLSDYPDIKLEDYDAAELRLTNEELTQWQDVIKMDDYLAKGRRPQFWEEPFTKRVLDAIKNKRLEMKKAARILGVSYGTLYGRYREVYGCLKHPYSGTAFRNSGSTTAGQLAGVQPRFDLGFRNGGVLPAQLVLSHESVFAELGKLKKDLSELWTRPQI; this comes from the exons ATGCTGCCGCAGCAGTACTGCCTCCGGTGGAAGTACCACCACAGCAATCTACAGACCATGTTCTCGCAGCTCCTGGATCGCGGCTGTTTCTGCGACGTGACCCTGGCCTGTGAGGGTCAACTGATACGCGCCCATCGCGTCGTCCTTTGCGCCTGCAGCACCTTCTTCGACACGGTCCTCTCCAACTATGCCAGCGAACGGGATCCGATCATCATCATGAAGGATGTGACCTTTGCCGAGGTCAAGTGTCTCATCGAGTTCATGTACAAGGGAGAGATCAATGTGGAGCAT gCCAGTCTCCCTTCACTTTTAAAAACCGCCGATGACCTCAAGATCAAAGGTCTGGCCGAGGTCACTTGGCGCGACGACGAGGACGGCCCCCCACCGCCCATGGCCGCCGCCGAATTCCACTCACCGCCGCGCAGCCTGGCCGAGAGCTATGCCCAGGACCTAatcctccagcagcagcaacagcaggctGCGCCACCAGGGCAGCTCCACAGTTCCACCTTGTTGGACAGAGAAAGGGAGAGAGAGCGCGAAAGAGACAGAGAACGTGAGAGGGAGAGAGAGCGAGAACGTGAACGTTTATCGCCCGGCATGGACAGTGTCCTGGGGAGGATGCCGGTGATGACGCCAGGACATCCGGCAGCAGCAGGACCCTCGGGTGGAGTCACGGGATCCCTGGAGGGCAGTGCTCCTGTGGAGCATTATTTGGGACCAAAACGCAAGCGTGGACGTCCGCCGCTAGACGATGCCTACGATGTGTTCAATGT ACGCAAGCTGGCCCAGTATGCTGCCAACCTGGAGCCCGCCCAGCGTGCCTATTTGGAGACAGCTCGCCATTTCGTTGAGGAGCCACCGCTGGTCACCGCCcacgctgccgccgccgctgtcGCTGCTGCCGCCACTTCGCTGGCCTCCCCGCCCGCCGCCTGCCCGCCCAAACAGCGCCAACGGCTGCgccaccaacagcaacaacaacagcagcaacagcaacaacagctcCTCCAAACGGAAACTTCCAGCGAGCAGGAAGCGGGTGGTGTCACCCACGAATGGTCAGCCGGAGAGACACGTCGTAGTCCCACACCCAAAGTACCCAACGATGAGAAGCCGGAAATCGATTTGTCCGGCGGTGGCGGCGATGATGCGGATACGGAGGTAAGGCCATTGGGCAGGAAGCTGGAGAAGATGAGCGAACGGCGAGAGCGGCACGGAAAGCTGCGTCACGCCAGGCGGTTGTACGGCGGGGAGCGAGAGAAGCCGGCGGAGGAGCCGGTCCCGGAGAGGGAACGTGAAAGAGACAGGGAGGAGCGGGAGAGCGGGAAGGAGACGGACGAGGCAAATCTGCCACAGCCCGTGGAGGAGATAGAGAACGAGCACTTGGTGGCCAATCGGGCAGAGTCCCCGCGTTCCGGCAGCCTCATCCCGGCCAGCTTTGCCTGCAAATACGAGGCGGGCGGAACAGCCGGAGGCAGTGCAGCCGCCGCCGTCGGATCGGGTACCCCAGCCTCCTATCTCATCAACGAACACGGCCTGCTGATGGCCCACGAGTTTGGCCCAAATGTGGCAAGTGCTGCGGCTGCCACCGCTGCTGTGGCAGTTGCCGCCGCGGCTGCTGTGGTGGCAAGTGCCGCCAGTGGTAATGGTAATCCTAGTGGCGGCCAGGAGGCTGGTGGTAGTGGCCTGAGCGACTATCCAGACATCAAGCTGGAGGACTATGATGCCGCCGAACTGCGTCTCACCAACGAGGAGCTAACCCAGTGGCAGGATGTCATCAAAATGGATGACTATCTGGCGAAGGGCAGGCGTCCGCAGTTCTGGGAGGAGCCGTTCACTAAGAGG gtCCTCGATgccattaaaaacaaaagactcgAAATGAAAAAGGCAGCTCGCATTTTGGGCGTCTCCTATGGAACCCTGTACGGACGCTACCGAGAGGTCTATGGCTGCCTCAAGCATCCCTATAG TGGCACTGCCTTTAGGAATTCTGGATCTACAACTGCCGGACAATTGGCAGGAGTCCAGCCCCGCTTCGATTTGGGTTTCCGCAATGGAGGCGTTCTGCCAGCACAACTTG TGTTAAGTCACGAATCCGTATTTGCAGAGCTGGGCAAGCTGAAGAAGGATCTGAGCGAGCTGTGGACCCGGCCGCAGATATGA
- the LOC108132578 gene encoding transcription activator GAGA isoform X3 — translation MLPQQYCLRWKYHHSNLQTMFSQLLDRGCFCDVTLACEGQLIRAHRVVLCACSTFFDTVLSNYASERDPIIIMKDVTFAEVKCLIEFMYKGEINVEHASLPSLLKTADDLKIKGLAEVTWRDDEDGPPPPMAAAEFHSPPRSLAESYAQDLILQQQQQQAAPPGQLHSSTLLDRERERERERDRERERERERERERLSPGMDSVLGRMPVMTPGHPAAAGPSGGVTGSLEGSAPVEHYLGPKRKRGRPPLDDAYDVFNVRKLAQYAANLEPAQRAYLETARHFVEEPPLVTAHAAAAAVAAAATSLASPPAACPPKQRQRLRHQQQQQQQQQQQQLLQTETSSEQEAGGVTHEWSAGETRRSPTPKVPNDEKPEIDLSGGGGDDADTEVRPLGRKLEKMSERRERHGKLRHARRLYGGEREKPAEEPVPERERERDREERESGKETDEANLPQPVEEIENEHLVANRAESPRSGSLIPASFACKYEAGGTAGGSAAAAVGSGTPASYLINEHGLLMAHEFGPNVASAAAATAAVAVAAAAAVVASAASGNGNPSGGQEAGGSGLSDYPDIKLEDYDAAELRLTNEELTQWQDVIKMDDYLAKGRRPQFWEEPFTKRVLDAIKNKRLEMKKAARILGVSYGTLYGRYREVYGCLKHPYSGTAFRNSGSTTAGQLAGVQPRFDLGFRNGGVLPAQLVTNPYLQSWAS, via the exons ATGCTGCCGCAGCAGTACTGCCTCCGGTGGAAGTACCACCACAGCAATCTACAGACCATGTTCTCGCAGCTCCTGGATCGCGGCTGTTTCTGCGACGTGACCCTGGCCTGTGAGGGTCAACTGATACGCGCCCATCGCGTCGTCCTTTGCGCCTGCAGCACCTTCTTCGACACGGTCCTCTCCAACTATGCCAGCGAACGGGATCCGATCATCATCATGAAGGATGTGACCTTTGCCGAGGTCAAGTGTCTCATCGAGTTCATGTACAAGGGAGAGATCAATGTGGAGCAT gCCAGTCTCCCTTCACTTTTAAAAACCGCCGATGACCTCAAGATCAAAGGTCTGGCCGAGGTCACTTGGCGCGACGACGAGGACGGCCCCCCACCGCCCATGGCCGCCGCCGAATTCCACTCACCGCCGCGCAGCCTGGCCGAGAGCTATGCCCAGGACCTAatcctccagcagcagcaacagcaggctGCGCCACCAGGGCAGCTCCACAGTTCCACCTTGTTGGACAGAGAAAGGGAGAGAGAGCGCGAAAGAGACAGAGAACGTGAGAGGGAGAGAGAGCGAGAACGTGAACGTTTATCGCCCGGCATGGACAGTGTCCTGGGGAGGATGCCGGTGATGACGCCAGGACATCCGGCAGCAGCAGGACCCTCGGGTGGAGTCACGGGATCCCTGGAGGGCAGTGCTCCTGTGGAGCATTATTTGGGACCAAAACGCAAGCGTGGACGTCCGCCGCTAGACGATGCCTACGATGTGTTCAATGT ACGCAAGCTGGCCCAGTATGCTGCCAACCTGGAGCCCGCCCAGCGTGCCTATTTGGAGACAGCTCGCCATTTCGTTGAGGAGCCACCGCTGGTCACCGCCcacgctgccgccgccgctgtcGCTGCTGCCGCCACTTCGCTGGCCTCCCCGCCCGCCGCCTGCCCGCCCAAACAGCGCCAACGGCTGCgccaccaacagcaacaacaacagcagcaacagcaacaacagctcCTCCAAACGGAAACTTCCAGCGAGCAGGAAGCGGGTGGTGTCACCCACGAATGGTCAGCCGGAGAGACACGTCGTAGTCCCACACCCAAAGTACCCAACGATGAGAAGCCGGAAATCGATTTGTCCGGCGGTGGCGGCGATGATGCGGATACGGAGGTAAGGCCATTGGGCAGGAAGCTGGAGAAGATGAGCGAACGGCGAGAGCGGCACGGAAAGCTGCGTCACGCCAGGCGGTTGTACGGCGGGGAGCGAGAGAAGCCGGCGGAGGAGCCGGTCCCGGAGAGGGAACGTGAAAGAGACAGGGAGGAGCGGGAGAGCGGGAAGGAGACGGACGAGGCAAATCTGCCACAGCCCGTGGAGGAGATAGAGAACGAGCACTTGGTGGCCAATCGGGCAGAGTCCCCGCGTTCCGGCAGCCTCATCCCGGCCAGCTTTGCCTGCAAATACGAGGCGGGCGGAACAGCCGGAGGCAGTGCAGCCGCCGCCGTCGGATCGGGTACCCCAGCCTCCTATCTCATCAACGAACACGGCCTGCTGATGGCCCACGAGTTTGGCCCAAATGTGGCAAGTGCTGCGGCTGCCACCGCTGCTGTGGCAGTTGCCGCCGCGGCTGCTGTGGTGGCAAGTGCCGCCAGTGGTAATGGTAATCCTAGTGGCGGCCAGGAGGCTGGTGGTAGTGGCCTGAGCGACTATCCAGACATCAAGCTGGAGGACTATGATGCCGCCGAACTGCGTCTCACCAACGAGGAGCTAACCCAGTGGCAGGATGTCATCAAAATGGATGACTATCTGGCGAAGGGCAGGCGTCCGCAGTTCTGGGAGGAGCCGTTCACTAAGAGG gtCCTCGATgccattaaaaacaaaagactcgAAATGAAAAAGGCAGCTCGCATTTTGGGCGTCTCCTATGGAACCCTGTACGGACGCTACCGAGAGGTCTATGGCTGCCTCAAGCATCCCTATAG TGGCACTGCCTTTAGGAATTCTGGATCTACAACTGCCGGACAATTGGCAGGAGTCCAGCCCCGCTTCGATTTGGGTTTCCGCAATGGAGGCGTTCTGCCAGCACAACTTG TCACGAATCCGTATTTGCAGAGCTGGGCAAGCTGA
- the LOC108132578 gene encoding transcription activator GAGA isoform X2 gives MLPQQYCLRWKYHHSNLQTMFSQLLDRGCFCDVTLACEGQLIRAHRVVLCACSTFFDTVLSNYASERDPIIIMKDVTFAEVKCLIEFMYKGEINVEHASLPSLLKTADDLKIKGLAEVTWRDDEDGPPPPMAAAEFHSPPRSLAESYAQDLILQQQQQQAAPPGQLHSSTLLDRERERERERDRERERERERERERLSPGMDSVLGRMPVMTPGHPAAAGPSGGVTGSLEGSAPVEHYLGPKRKRGRPPLDDAYDVFNVRKLAQYAANLEPAQRAYLETARHFVEEPPLVTAHAAAAAVAAAATSLASPPAACPPKQRQRLRHQQQQQQQQQQQQLLQTETSSEQEAGGVTHEWSAGETRRSPTPKVPNDEKPEIDLSGGGGDDADTEVRPLGRKLEKMSERRERHGKLRHARRLYGGEREKPAEEPVPERERERDREERESGKETDEANLPQPVEEIENEHLVANRAESPRSGSLIPASFACKYEAGGTAGGSAAAAVGSGTPASYLINEHGLLMAHEFGPNVASAAAATAAVAVAAAAAVVASAASGNGNPSGGQEAGGSGLSDYPDIKLEDYDAAELRLTNEELTQWQDVIKMDDYLAKGRRPQFWEEPFTKRVLDAIKNKRLEMKKAARILGVSYGTLYGRYREVYGCLKHPYSGTAFRNSGSTTAGQLAGVQPRFDLGFRNGGVLPAQLELGKLKKDLSELWTRPQI, from the exons ATGCTGCCGCAGCAGTACTGCCTCCGGTGGAAGTACCACCACAGCAATCTACAGACCATGTTCTCGCAGCTCCTGGATCGCGGCTGTTTCTGCGACGTGACCCTGGCCTGTGAGGGTCAACTGATACGCGCCCATCGCGTCGTCCTTTGCGCCTGCAGCACCTTCTTCGACACGGTCCTCTCCAACTATGCCAGCGAACGGGATCCGATCATCATCATGAAGGATGTGACCTTTGCCGAGGTCAAGTGTCTCATCGAGTTCATGTACAAGGGAGAGATCAATGTGGAGCAT gCCAGTCTCCCTTCACTTTTAAAAACCGCCGATGACCTCAAGATCAAAGGTCTGGCCGAGGTCACTTGGCGCGACGACGAGGACGGCCCCCCACCGCCCATGGCCGCCGCCGAATTCCACTCACCGCCGCGCAGCCTGGCCGAGAGCTATGCCCAGGACCTAatcctccagcagcagcaacagcaggctGCGCCACCAGGGCAGCTCCACAGTTCCACCTTGTTGGACAGAGAAAGGGAGAGAGAGCGCGAAAGAGACAGAGAACGTGAGAGGGAGAGAGAGCGAGAACGTGAACGTTTATCGCCCGGCATGGACAGTGTCCTGGGGAGGATGCCGGTGATGACGCCAGGACATCCGGCAGCAGCAGGACCCTCGGGTGGAGTCACGGGATCCCTGGAGGGCAGTGCTCCTGTGGAGCATTATTTGGGACCAAAACGCAAGCGTGGACGTCCGCCGCTAGACGATGCCTACGATGTGTTCAATGT ACGCAAGCTGGCCCAGTATGCTGCCAACCTGGAGCCCGCCCAGCGTGCCTATTTGGAGACAGCTCGCCATTTCGTTGAGGAGCCACCGCTGGTCACCGCCcacgctgccgccgccgctgtcGCTGCTGCCGCCACTTCGCTGGCCTCCCCGCCCGCCGCCTGCCCGCCCAAACAGCGCCAACGGCTGCgccaccaacagcaacaacaacagcagcaacagcaacaacagctcCTCCAAACGGAAACTTCCAGCGAGCAGGAAGCGGGTGGTGTCACCCACGAATGGTCAGCCGGAGAGACACGTCGTAGTCCCACACCCAAAGTACCCAACGATGAGAAGCCGGAAATCGATTTGTCCGGCGGTGGCGGCGATGATGCGGATACGGAGGTAAGGCCATTGGGCAGGAAGCTGGAGAAGATGAGCGAACGGCGAGAGCGGCACGGAAAGCTGCGTCACGCCAGGCGGTTGTACGGCGGGGAGCGAGAGAAGCCGGCGGAGGAGCCGGTCCCGGAGAGGGAACGTGAAAGAGACAGGGAGGAGCGGGAGAGCGGGAAGGAGACGGACGAGGCAAATCTGCCACAGCCCGTGGAGGAGATAGAGAACGAGCACTTGGTGGCCAATCGGGCAGAGTCCCCGCGTTCCGGCAGCCTCATCCCGGCCAGCTTTGCCTGCAAATACGAGGCGGGCGGAACAGCCGGAGGCAGTGCAGCCGCCGCCGTCGGATCGGGTACCCCAGCCTCCTATCTCATCAACGAACACGGCCTGCTGATGGCCCACGAGTTTGGCCCAAATGTGGCAAGTGCTGCGGCTGCCACCGCTGCTGTGGCAGTTGCCGCCGCGGCTGCTGTGGTGGCAAGTGCCGCCAGTGGTAATGGTAATCCTAGTGGCGGCCAGGAGGCTGGTGGTAGTGGCCTGAGCGACTATCCAGACATCAAGCTGGAGGACTATGATGCCGCCGAACTGCGTCTCACCAACGAGGAGCTAACCCAGTGGCAGGATGTCATCAAAATGGATGACTATCTGGCGAAGGGCAGGCGTCCGCAGTTCTGGGAGGAGCCGTTCACTAAGAGG gtCCTCGATgccattaaaaacaaaagactcgAAATGAAAAAGGCAGCTCGCATTTTGGGCGTCTCCTATGGAACCCTGTACGGACGCTACCGAGAGGTCTATGGCTGCCTCAAGCATCCCTATAG TGGCACTGCCTTTAGGAATTCTGGATCTACAACTGCCGGACAATTGGCAGGAGTCCAGCCCCGCTTCGATTTGGGTTTCCGCAATGGAGGCGTTCTGCCAGCACAACTTG AGCTGGGCAAGCTGAAGAAGGATCTGAGCGAGCTGTGGACCCGGCCGCAGATATGA
- the LOC108132517 gene encoding uncharacterized protein, which produces MRIKTCEFNEEKWAITCVSDNPGDMTFYIFDMNLNRTYTETITKSEFTERLRKLNSRIKFPEAAVRKVLLDSEGATVMECKDGATADERILVMRYTVKNAPTTLKWEWHVGACSKDKIYDFILTDSINTMNGLRDLLNETTQLLKAKDKELAQYHAEGFSLRRTTVVTKPFQHDAFKEQYKQLMADVDGYNDFADEFHMVKPSPLPSPVVSSPSSSSSSSSRRAQNAMILSNTSSPSGSNSASTTDSSSGAPAKLTPRLRKRKAQESNTNYMERRVVERRVQHTFQSSQSSEEQDVDDYFLANERKLDPAPVVGEKSKSIGVGSEDPSTTSLIKKETIMKASDTDMNGETAVPVVGEKSKSIGVGSEGPSPSSLIKKETIMKASDTDMDGETTVPVVDEKSKNNGVGSEVPSSSFLIKKESDTDKDKETPAEPASGNGQHDSEELELEELKAIFNATKEIIGKNTSAE; this is translated from the exons ATGCGCATTAAAACTTGTGAGTTCAATGAAGAAAAGTGGGCAATCACCTGCGTGTCTGACAACCCAGGAGACATGACTTTCTATATTTTTGATATGAATCTAAATCGCACTTATACGGAAACTATAACCAAGAGCGAGTTCACAGAACGTCTCCGG aaactGAATAGTCGCATCAAGTTCCCCGAGGCCGCGGTGCGCAAGGTTCTGCTTGACAGCGAAGGAGCCACAGTGATGGAATGCAAGGATGGTGCCACCGCTGATGAGCGTATTCTGGTCATGAGATATACCGTCAAGAATGCACCGACTACCCTCAAGTGGGAATGGCACGTGGGAGCCTGTTCCAAAGACAAG ATCTATGATTTCATCCTTACGGATAGCATTAACACCATGAATGGTCTACGTGATTTGTTGAACGAAACCACACAGTTGCTAAAAGCCAAGGACAAGGAACTGGCTCAATACCATGCCGAGGGCTTCTCCTTGCGTCGCA CCACTGTGGTGACCAAACCATTCCAGCACGATGCCTTTAAGGAGCAGTACAAGCAACTGATGGCCGATGTGGATGGTTATAATGATTTTGCTGATGAATTCCATATGGTTAAGCCTAGTCCTTTGCCTAGTCCTGTGGTCTCGTCGCCTTCGTCATCTAGTTCGTCATCTAGTAGACGCGCTCAGAACGCCATGATCTTGTCGAATACATCGAGCCCTTCGGGTAGTAACTCTGCCTCAACTACGGACTCCTCTTCCGGTGCTCCCGCCAAGCTAACTCCCAGGCTTAG GAAGCGCAAGGCTCAGGAGAGCAACACCAACTATATGGAGCGCCGCGTAGTTGAGCGCCGGGTGCAGCATACTTTTCAGAGTTCTCAAAGCTCTGAAGAGCAGGACGTAGATGATTACTTTCTTGCTAACGAGCGCAAGCTAGATCCGGCTCCTGTTGTCGGCGAAAAGTCGAAGAGTATTGGCGTTGGATCCGAGGATCCTTCCACAACTTCTCTCATCAAGAAGGAAACCATTATGAAGGCATCGGACACTGACATGAATGGGGAGACTGCAGTACCTGTTGTCGGCGAAAAGTCGAAGAGTATTGGCGTTGGATCCGAGGGTCCTTCCCCATCTTCTCTAATCAAGAAGGAAACCATTATGAAGGCATCGGACACTGACATGGATGGGGAGACTACAGTACCTGTTGTCGACGAAAAGTCGAAGAATAATGGCGTTGGATCGGAGGTTCCTTCCTCATCTTTTCTCATCAAGAAGGAGTCGGACACTGACAAGGATAAGGAGACTCCGGCAGAACCAGCCTCTGGTAACGGTCAACACGATAGTGAAGAGTTGGAATTGGAGGAGCTTAAAGCCATTTTTAATGCTACTAAGGAAATAATTGGAAAGAATACTTCAGCCGAATAA
- the LOC108132530 gene encoding trypsin eta, whose product MILVSLALLLGAILTSGATIGTETTNATTSKMEPKIVGGTAVDIISFAYTVSIRLTATDRKSYGSGHLCGGSVISQRLVVTAAHCIYNSNTKKYRTAGEYFLVMGSSYLKTRDPNYTLEFYVQQLVVHPSYNHDSLTNDIALMFINGYIPWSAISVRALDLNSAALVAGTGCYIAGWGLLEEGASSTSNALQAAVVPIVAHDVCALSYQPLPDSQVCAGLTKGGVDACQGDSGGPLVCKSVLAGVVSYGYGCAQPGYPGVYTNITFYRDWIIQQNSSFDYTVFRNSGIRQGTGSILLIVLAIVLAAWTRGL is encoded by the exons atgatttTAGTGTCATTGGCATTGCTCCTTGGAGCTATTCTGACCTCCGGAGCAA CCATCGGAACAGAGACCACAAATGCCACAACTAGCAAAATGGAACCAAAAATAGTGGGTGGAACGGCAGTTGACATTATTAGTTTTGCGTATACGGTCTCTATAAGGCTCACGGCTACGGACCGAAAGAGTTACGGATCTGGGCACTTGTGTGGTGGCAGTGTAATATCCCAACGTTTGGTGGTCACGGCAGCCCATTGCATTTACAA CTCTAATACGAAAAAGTATCGAACGGCGGGTGAATACTTCCTTGTTATGGGCAGTAGCTATTTGAAGACCCGGGACCCTAATTATACCCTGGAGTTTTACGTCCAGCAGTTGGTCGTTCATCCATCCTACAATCATGATTCTCTGACCAATGATATTGCTCTGATGTTTATTAATGGATACATTCCCTGGAGCGCTATTAGCGTGAGGGCTTTGGATCTGAATTCAGCGGCTTTGGTCGCGGGAACTGGGTGTTACATTGCCGGATGGGGTTTACTTGAGGAG ggtgCCAGCAGCACCAGTAACGCCCTACAAGCTGCTGTGGTGCCCATAGTGGCTCATGACGTCTGTGCTTTATCCTATCAGCCCCTACCCGATTCCCAGGTGTGTGCCGGCCTTACGAAGGGCGGAGTGGATGCCTGCCAGGGTGACTCCGGTGGGCCACTGGTGTGCAAAAGTGTCCTGGCCGGTGTGGTGTCCTACGGCTATGGCTGCGCCCAGCCCGGTTATCCCGGTGTCTATACCAATATTACCTTCTATCGCGATTGGATTATCCAGCAGAATAGTTCCTTTGACTATACCGTTTTTCGTAATTCCGGAATACGGCAAGGAACTGGTTCTATCCTTTTGATTGTCTTGGCCATCGTCCTGGCAGCATGGACCAGGGGACTTTGA